One Desmodus rotundus isolate HL8 chromosome 10, HLdesRot8A.1, whole genome shotgun sequence genomic window, GTCTTTATACTGCCCGTGACAGAGTGAATTCTTCAAAACCCTCCAATAGATGAGtggtcttgctttctctctccaacGGCCGAGTCTCTCTCACCTTCTCTCGGTTCCCATAgtcatttcctcttcctcccttcttcgctgtcttccctcttcctcaggACACAAGGATGCTGCTCTTTCACTCCCAAGAGTGCTTGTCAAAGAGTGTTCTCGCCAACTTTGTTTCTCCCTACAAAAGAACTCTCGTTCCAGCTGCCGCCAAGTTGCGGTTTTCAGCACATGATCCTGAGTACTCATTTTCCGGCTACCATGTGCCAAACTTTCTTCTGGGCACAGATGAGAATGTCTGAAAAGTATAAGTTAAAGTTCCAATATTCTACAGTGGCTTACATTTTAATTACGGACCAGGGGAGGTTTGATTACAGACCACGGGAGGCCCATGAGCCAATGTGCCCCAGGGGCAGTGTAAGCAAGCATGCGACTGAATGCGAGTAAGAATTTGCTATGGAGCAAAAAGCCAGGCCATGGGCTTAAGATGCATCTACCACCAGATGCGCGCCCGTGGCCCTGCAGCCGTGGTGCTGAGTAGTCCCCGTTCTGTGGGGTGAACCATGAGGAACACCACAGAGATTTCATACTTGAAAGGGAAATATTACAATGTGGTTTGTATCGTCACCATAACCCCTGTGTGGACTAACTTTCACATCCACCCACTGTGCTTTCTCGGCAGATTCCGGAGCCTCACGACCGCATTCTTCAGAGATGCCATGGGTTTCTTATTAATGTTTGACCTCACCAGTCAGCAGAGCTTCTTAAATGTCAGAAACTGGATGAGTAAGTGGGACCAAGTAATCTGTGTTGACCGCTTTGGGGCCCAACAGCTCTGTGTGCGTGTTTGCCTCACAAGAGGGAACCAGGTTGGGCATTGCAGGCGAGCCTTGGGAAGTCATGAGTTCAGTGTTTCCTCTGTCACCTTCCGAGTGGTGGCCTTTCTGTGTATCACCCAAGGTGGCTTGGAATTGTATTTTCCTTTGACTATATGGCTTCTGATCCATCTGTATTTAAGGTCTTTATTTTTGCAATTGTAAAGCCATTGATTCCACTTGTCCAGTTCGCCTTGAAGGACTTAGAATAGTGTGAGCTTCTACACCTACTAAAAACACAGAGGGGACCCAGAGAAAAAGAGCTGCATTTTCTGAGAGGGCACACTGGTGCCTCCTGTGTGTTCCTGTGAAGTCGGGTTAACCAGTGGGTTAATTAACTACCAGGTGAATTAGGTGAGGAACGGCTCCAGAGCAACCAGCCGCCACGTGAGGATCAGGTGCAGTGTATCAGTCAATCAGCTCACAGTGAagttgcactttttttttttacagaaaaaatattcaaatgtgAGGGAGCCTTATATagaaaaatgtatacaatttaaTGGCATGAAGTTAAAAGTCACCTATTCAGTCATTAAAGCTAGAATAATGTATATCAGCACAAAAGAATATCTGATTTTCTAATTGATACAGcaataaagagaatattttatttgcatttttattacaaatgtacACTTTGATTCTTGTGGGATATACATGTAATCCTATGGGGCTGGTGATAGTCTTGTCATTTCTAAATATGTCAGGCTGTCTGTGGCCGGAGTGATATTTTTTGTTGAATTAGGTCATGTTATTCCCCTGCTCAAAGTCTTTCTTTCTGGGACTTCCCATTTCACTTGGAATAAACCCCAGAATTCTTCACCCACCTGCAAGGCCCTGGTGACCAGGCCTCAGATTCCTCTCGAATTCACTCTTGCTCTGTCCCCCCAGCTCACAGGCCTCCAGACAGACAACTCTGCTGCTGTTTGAAGGAGGGGACAGAAGCCCTGtcctgccttggggcctttgCACTTCCGGTTCCCTGGGCCTGGATTCCTCTTCTTCCTTGCCAGAGTGTGCAAGCTCTTTCGTCTCCTTCAAGGTTTCGTTCAAATCCTGTTTATCTGCTGcgagaagcctttcctgaccatcTCACCTAAAATACTACTCTGTGTTACTTTGTATCCCCCTGATACACTTTATGTTGCCTTCTGTCACTTACACCACCTGACATTATGTTATATTATGCATTTCTTTGTTTACGGTGTTGACGGTCCACCACTAACACGTGAGCTCCCACTGCAACAGCCCAAAGCCTGGGCgagtgtctggcacagagaagATGTTCTCTCTGTGTTCTTATATATTCTTGTTATTCTTTGTATagttattattatgtattatttataactaCTTATATAACTTGAAATGTGAGTTCAGTGACATAGTTGCTACCACAGGGAAAAATATTGCTTCTCCTGATGAGTGTTTATCCTAGGAACtgtctctatttccttttattatgatatttccatatttaaattttGGTGTTATTATTAGATTCTGAGGAGATAAAGAGATAAGATTATTGGATATCTTCAGAGAATTATTTCTTCATACTTTATGAAGGCAGATGAGCCTctcccttgttttttaaaaaaatttcagaaggATGCTATTGggatttaattaattattatatctAATAATACTTTAATTTCTCAGTCCTGAATAATTGGTGTTCTAGGGTAAGCCTTTGTCTCCTTCCTTGGCAAAACTGCATGCAGCATGCGTTGAGATAACATCAGAGTAATCCCTGTAACCTTGAAAACTCGGGTTGACAGATTTCTTAtcatctccttcctcccttcctcccttccttccttccttccttccttccttccttcctccctccctccctccctccctcccttccttccttccttccttccttccttccttccttcttccttccttccttccttcttccctgcctccctctctccctttctccttccctcctttattctcctcctcctcctcttcccccttcttcttcttctccttcttcttcttattcctcctcctcctcctctctctctcagtatttcctggagaaaagagaaaaccatGTTTCCTGCCTTAAAATTGTTTGTGCATGAATTTGTGGTGGTTCAAAAGTGTTCTGCTCTCATAGATCATCACCTTGGGCTCCCAGGGGCTGGAACTGTAGCAGTCTCCTAAAGGAAGGAGCAGACTTCTGTGCTTCACAGtcacttctcttttctccacctaGGTGTGAGAAAGCAGTGGTATGAAGCAGTGTGTCCGTCTGGAGGGCACTCCCCAGGTGGAGCACTACCAGGTGTTCACACGGGCGCTGCATGTAAACTGTCATTAATCCTGACAACGTGCAATTTGTGAGGCATTatctccgttttacagatgagaaactgcaGCTGAGAAGAGTTCAGTAACCCGGCTAATACATATAGAAAGCTGGAGATGGGCAATCAGATTAGGAATCTGATACGAGCAGTCATTCGACATCACTTGTTTGTAACTAACTTGCTGGTTCCATCTGCTTTCTTTCTAAGGCCAACTGCAAGCAAACGCTTATTGTGAAAATCCAGACATAGTATTAATTGGCAACAAGGCAGACCTGCCAGACCAAAGGGAAGTCAACGAACGGCAAGCCCGGGAAATGGCTGACAAATACGGGTAAGTCAGTTACATGGTGATGTCATCTGACCTTTTACCCTGCTGCTTACTGATGGGGCAGGGACTCAGGGCTGACGCTAGGAGGAATCTCCTTGAATGAAGAATGGCACATAAGTGGAGGAAATCTTCCAGAGGCATGGGTGCgatattttaaatcaattagTAATACTAGCAGCTGATACTTACTGAGTACTTACCATGTGCTAGCAACTGTTCCTAgactttaactcatttaatccctcATAACCGTGTGTAGGAGATCTAGAGtcatcccatttcacaggtgaagaatTGAGGCATAGAGAGATTAAAGGCTGATGGGCCACCATAtagctggtgagtggcagagcttGAATTCAACCCGGGCAGTCTGAGGTCTGACCTCATGTTCTTCCACACGACACTCGACTGCCTCTCAGTAAGGGGCTGCAAACCTATACAGGTGACACCTGATATGGACACAATATTGCAGTCATTAGCCTCGGTGAGTTTAAATGGcaggttaaaaaattaaaaacactttgtACAGTGATAAATTGACTTCCCAAGCACCACATTGCTAATTTTTTGACTCTCCTTGAgagcattaaaaatatacatgtattctTGAAAGTTTTGATTCCAAATAAATATAGACTGTTCACAGGAATATCCTTTTCAGCACCTACCTAATTTCTAAATCAGATTTCCAGAGAATTGATTGGAAGGGAAATCATATTGATCACCTCTATAGGCATTTTTACccacttataattttaaaaatagttacagTGCCTTGACTTCAAATTTATGAGTATCTTCTGTATTACCCATGGTATTGGTTACGCTCACACTAATGAGCAACCCACCAGTTTTTACTCACtgagaaaaaataaggatgctttGCAATTCAGCCAGGAAAACCATAATTATTAGGCAAGCTCTGTCAGCCACATCTTTGTGTGTATGATTCCCCTGCACACCTCGTATGTTTGCTGATTTCTCCCTGTCAAAAACATTTGTCTTCTCTTCCATGCTAGCATACCATATTTTGAAACAAGCGCAGCGACTGGCCAGAATGTTGAAAAAGCCGTGGAAACTCTTCTGGACTTAATCATGAAGCGAATGGAACAGTGTGTGGAGAAGACACAAGTCCCTGACGCCGTCAACGGTGGAAATTCTGGGAAGCTGGACGGGGAAAAAGTGGCAGAGAAGAGATGTGCCTGCTAGACTCTACACAGGACTTCATCACCAAGAGCCCCAACCTAGTGTTACTTCCCGATCAGTGACAAACCACAAAATTGTTGCCATGCATAGTGGCATGTCTGTCTTTTCCTGCCAGAATATCTATTTTAAGAAACCAAAATAGTCAACAGTATTCAAAAGAACCAACCAGTTGTTTCTGAGACCCCTTCAAACAAAATCAAAGATTTCCTAGTGTGCCCTCACCAACCAACATGGGTGCCcagttcatttttcttaaaaagaagacAAGTGTGCAAGAGAGTACACACGATGAAATAAGAGGGAGTTTTAAATCAGAGCCAGACTTACCCTGTCACATCGGAGACAGGGATAGGCTACCAAAGGGAGAACATAGGAAGATGATTGTTTTTCTGAAAGACTGAGTTTACTTCTTATGTAGAATATGATTATTACTTTTAGGTTTGCATTGGGGAAACATATTAGTTAAAGTGGATACACAATAAAGAATTCTAAATGGATCGTGAAGAATGATATTGCCCAATAAGCTGTACTAGAAAGAATAATTTAGTGATGAGGCTGTGGGAGGGTGAATGTCAGACTTCTGCTAAAATGTGGGCAATTGTGTAATAATGCCATTTTTATGTTCTTAATAGATGTCAGGCAGACAGGAACAAGATTGCGAGTGACAAAGTACAAGGGAAATGCCCTGGGAGAAAAGTGAACGTGGGGGAGCACGGCATTTGGGCAAACGAAATGCAATGTGTCTGTTACAGATGTCTGGTAGAGGTACTAGCCAGCTTTCACTCCGGCCGAGCAGAAGCTGACATTATCAGTTGGGATTAAGAGAAGATCCAGAGGTTTCCATTTcagacaaaattttagaaataagttCAGGGTTCAGCTTCACATTTCGTTTTTTTCTAAGTACATGGTGATAGTCACAAAGACAAAGATTGCTATGTATTAAATACCTTTCTttaaagacagtaaaaaaaaacccctatttCACCTTAATTTCTTTTAGGTGAATGTGCTGGTAATGTGAAGCAAAAGGTGACTGTTGATTGTGGCTTTCTTTTCAATTGGCAAAAGCACTGGAATCTCTGAATCACATTTCTCCCTGCTAACCCGCACCTACCCCTGGCTTTGaatcacttttaaaaacacaggtgTGTTACTTTGTAGACCAACAACTTCAGAATAATGATGGATTGATCAATTTTAATGGTAACTCTGAATTTGCATGTCATTAATCACATAAAAATTGATGGTAACTCATGccatattataatatatttagcatttgtttttattttgcccaAGGCAAACGGCCCACAGTTGACCAATATTTGGGGATTGGGCAGGAATGGAACTGTATCTTATCTCACCAAAAATTGGtaaatcacttaatttttttcacaagaagctgcttttcctttaaaagatGGTCCCAAAAGTATTTTTCATTGGTCTATTCTTATCTTGTGTCTAAATTATCAATCAACTCCTATTAAACCATTATTTAAATACTTCAGCGAATTTTATCAATAACAAAGTCATTACACtttaagttttctctttttattaggAGTTATATGATTTTTCAACAGAATGGTTCCTCTTATTATAGCATTTTGTCaattaaacttcattttttccaaCTTGGTGCCAATTTTGTTAAGTTACAAATGCCGGAAGCCCTAAACTCAGCTCCCCGTCCCCAATCTCTGCCTGCCAACCTCTATCTGGTATCAAATCATTTTTAGATACAAGGGAATGTCCATAGACATACTGATCTTAGTGTGGGCTGGGCTCAGAAATGTGCCATGAATGAAAGCGATCTGGAAGCTTTGATGAGTTCGCCTTCCATGAATTTCCTGGCACTATTGCCCACCTCCTCTGACTTCTGCTGGGCAGTGCCAGCTCCTAAGATGGACCACGCGTGGGTGTTGCCTGCAAAGGTGTTTTCCTCCATGATTCTCTTCATGACCTCAGCACCTGTGCCGTGAGGATGGAAAGCTGTTGTTAGCTAACATGAAacatgtttcttttgagaaagggAAATTATGATTTCCCCTGCACTTCCATAATATGGAATGTTTAGCCTTTATAAAATTCTAAAGGTATTCTATTTGGGGTatgtctttctatttcttttacttttccagTTATATGATTGATTTACTTATGCCAAGATTCTGTCATTGTCAGTTTATTTAACAAGCATTTGTTCAGGGTCTATTTTAAGATTGTCACTTGATAGTTGCAGCATGAAGCAGAGGGTGATGATGTCCATAATTATAGAACTATGCCTGTGAAAAGAACAATTATTGGGTAATAATCTCAAGAACAACAAGACTtaaaacagacatgaaaagtAATTTATACTAGTATTCTACTTATAAAAACTTgatctaaaacatatttttctctgtgAAGTTTGACATCTGACCCCAAATTCTATGTAGACATTAATATAAATTCTTCCTCTCATTATCACATAATTAatattctgtattatttattttaccaccTCATTGATTTGGGGCCACAAAATATGCAGACTGCCTTGGAGAATTGCATAGTCCCTCTAACCCACAACAGCATGTATTTTTAGCCAAAATGAGTCCTATtactaattatctcccaaaggctcTAGTAAACCAAATTGCATTTTGGGAAACTATGTAAAGTGTACGTGAAATTCTTTTCTGGTGTAGAAACCATTTCTGGGGCGTGTACTCCGCTTTGATGTTTACATTGCTCTAACCCAGTGCCTCGGATACCTCTGTGACCAAATCTGTCTCTAACCACACAGCTCACCCTATAATCTATTCCAGGGAGGCCTCCCAGAGACACTAGTGCAGCTAAAGGTCTTTGATGTCTTCCGCAAAGGGTTCAAGGACGTCATCAGAATCTGGAGGTCATTACCACCATCTCCTGGTCTCCTAGCTCACTTCTCATGGAGTGAGCATTACTTGAGACTTAACCGATTAGGTACAAAGTTACCGTtaagtgtaaagaaaaaaaatcctttgaaaaatgtatcaaaatagtTGAGGGAACACAATGTTTGTCTTGATATGATGATGGCGACAGGCCACGAATCGGCAGAGAAGATACTAAATTCTGCGAGTCGAGCTGGTGGGTCTCTACATAAGAGTTTAAAATTCTTTCAAGTCACACTCCAGCCAGTTTGCTGCCACTTCCATATTATCAGCTACCACACTGCAAAAAATTCAAAGCCagcattttctaaagtaaatattttatctcGTTTTTAATCAGATGGGCCACACTATGTATTGGGGGCTGTCTTTCTTAGGCTTCTGGTGTAAGGTGTTCTCTACCCATCAGTACAGGTCAGGTGAATTGGGTAAGAGTTTTAATCAGCctttaggagagagagagaagcttgaCCACAGAGAAGGACatgactatatttaaaaaataacttaataatAGTCAAATAGTCCTTAAACTGCAAATTGAGTCTGCTGGAAATCACCAAATTTAATGAAGCTCATTTTCATCAGTAGAGTGAGTACAGCAGTTAGAGAAATGATATGTGCAATAGAGAAAGTGCACAACCAGGTACAGTATATTCTCTGGAATCTTGTGTCTATGGAACAGGTTGCTCACCGCTCTGTATCTCTGTTCTCGTGGATAAAAAGATGGGGAGCACAGATGCAGTCCTCACTGTGTATCACACTAAACATTTGAGGGAAAACCCTCATCTATAACGAATTTTGGAGTTTAAAACTCAAATTgtaaagaaataatattgaaGTTTGTATTTCCTAAGACACAgaataactctttaaaaagaagttcTGAGAACTGATATTAaccaaagtgatttttaaaagttcacttttCCTCTCTACTACCTAGCTTTAAAGCATTAAGAGAAGTCTAGAATATTTAAGTATGTTAAGgaaagctttattatttttttcaagatgcTCTCTATATTTGAAAAGGTTGTctaaaaatctacaaaaaaatctattttgttcttgatttttgACCAAGATGATATGAACTTATTTCTGGGTAGAGTGGTGAGCTCTTAACACAGAAAGTAGATAGAGAATATTATCTGAGATGAGTGTTGTCTCAGTGCTTTATAAACCCATGAAAATGCTTGTCTCAAAGTAgaattgataaaaaaaattattgctagATATAGTGGGAATTTTATAAACTTGTTGCCTTACCATTCTTGGGTGGAGATCAACTATAACGACATGGTTGAGCCAGAGCTAGAAGGAGAGATAAGAGTGCAAAGTTTCTAAATAGAGTTCTTAAATGTAGCAGAATGTGGAGAAGTTTGTCCCCCAACGGTGGATTTGTAGGTAGGAAAAAGAAGAGTACTGGAAAGTTTTTGTACCTGGGTCCATGGCAAatatttatccttcatttttatcTACCAAGTAGAGAATTATATCCTTAGAACTAagctaatgaaaatatttaagctaaaatatttcattatcagCACTGAAATTTTGGGAACAAACATTTTTATCTGAAACTCTTTTTCTGATAAATTGGAGTAGCTCCCCAAAGACGCTTTTCTGCAGAGCTGCGATGGCAGCTATGGTTGTTGAGACTCTAACTTCACATACAGAGAGAACAAACCCCTGTGCCCAGAGTGGGATTATTTTAAAgggtgtcatttaaaaaaaaacaaaccaaaaaccacaAATGAATCACCTTTGGAGTGAATCATTTCAATGTTTTCCGGTTCTCTTTCTCACAGACTGTGAAATTCATGACTAACATCCCTCAGCTGGCCTAGTCTTTAAGGATCTTTAACAAATTGTGTAGGAGCTGGTTTGTCTGCCCCTAACCTAGTGGGCACCCTATTTAACCAGtggctgttgtccatgtctgttgACACATCAGACTAGGGTCCTAAGCAATGTGGAGTAACATACAATACTTATTCTGAACCTCCTGTTCTCCAGCTTATTGTTTCAAATGCTCTTTGAGAGGAAGCCTAGAAATAGAAAGTGTCCAGAAAGAACGAGCTGGGAACCATGTGTTTGGTATTAACTATCGCAGTGGATTCTCCTCACATGGGACTGACCAGCCCCATGGGCCTCCCAAGGTTCCCGTCAGGCTCAAGACAAGAAATTGGTTTGTAAGTTATGTTCCATTTCCTAAACAGATGCTGTTAGCACAAACTAAGAACTAATGAAAAATCAAGGTCATCATTGAAACCACTTGTGAATAGAAATGTCATAGCAGGGACACAAGTCATTGTAGTAGGTGTCTTGGAGGCCACCAATGGATAGCGAACTTGAGGTCACTGTATTTGATTGAAATGTTCAATATGTCTCAAGTTACTGAAAAAGATGtgacttctgttttgttttgtatgtcACCTTGCATTTCCTTCAAGGAGTCTGGTTATATTCTAGATCGTATATTATAATTTGGTCAAAGCGCTCCTTGTACAAATAGGGCTTTTGTGTCCATGGCCTTGTAAAAGATACTTGTATCCGAAATCATCTAATAAAAGTTAGTTATCCTGCTTAATGTGTCAAAAGTGGACAATGTTCTTACATAACACTGACGTACCTCACCATAGCCCAATGGTCTCTCTTCCAGTGATGTCGTCCTCGTTTTTTGGCTAAGCACGTTTGGTTTTGCCTGTCACCGACACAGAGCTCTGGTTTGCCTAGTGCTCCGACTATAAGTGAAAACTTTAAACATAGGGTTTTTCTTCTCTATGCCCCTGAATAGACTGCGGTGCCTGACAGATGCCGTTAGGTCATTATCCTGTTGTACCAAAGTTCTAGTGGCTTCAGAAATCATAGCGTCCCTTGATTTTGTGGTGTCTGGGTTTGAATACTATGGTTGAGAACTGTCTGTATTTGGTGATTGTTACTGCACACTTTTCAAATAAACATGCATTTTTACCAATTATTTTGTGTAGTCAGAGCAATCTTATTTCAGTGCTAAAGTTCAACCTGTGATGGGCCGGGAAGAGTAAATGGGTTTAAATGTGAAACGTGCATTGTATTAAAAATGGTATccacctgacactaatataatgttttgtcaattatacctcaattgaGAAAGAAAAGCTATCCATTAGGATGCAGTCAAGTGATTTTATCCGCTTCtctaaattttctcatttattatttatttaaagactgagtttagccctggctggtgtggctccgtggactgagcacaggcctgcgaaccaagggagccctggttcaattcccagtcagggcacatacctgggttgcaggcccagtagggggcatgtgagaggcaaccacacattgatgtttctctctctcgttctccctcccttcctctctctctaaaaataaataaataaaatctttaaaagactgAGTTTTGCAAGGGAAGTTTTCTCATAACTTTAAATGATGTATTTGTAAAATTAGCACTTAACATGTTGAAGTATTCTACAGTATACAGTATTTTCACGTTATAAGCTATTTCTTCTCCGTAACAAAATGCTGAGGCACGTGGTGGTATCTCCCTCAGTCGCAGGCTGGTGAACAGACCATTGTTCAAGGCAAATTCAAGACCACAACTATGCAGCTTCCACTGAAATGTTCATTTGCAAAGGCTGCCTTGTTCCCAGGGTTGTTCTCCCTCCACGTTACTTAAATGGATGTTGTTAagataataatgtatttttaatttgaagataAAAACAACTCTCCTACTGTAAGCAAATAAATGCTCGGCACCATTTTCTCAACTTCCCTCCAAGGTAGCAGTAGTGCTGTTTCACATGGGCAGAATCTTTGGCTTCATCTTAAATAATTTGAGATAAATCATTAGCGACTTGCTTTTTCCTaatgttttataagttttttttgaaacgattttatttattttatttttagagaggggaagggaaaaagagaggcagagaaacatcaatgtgtgattgcctctctcatgccccctactggggacctggccagcaacccaggcatgtgccctgactcggaatcaaaccggtgaccctttggttctcaggctgacactcaatccactgacccacaccagcctgggcaaatTTATAACCATAATGTGCCCTgtattgaggaaaaaaatagaccTTTTAAACATTCACTGTCTGGACTGATAGgatttcttgttttaaaactgcatataaaatattattattcactGTTCTCTATaccaaggaatt contains:
- the RAB27B gene encoding ras-related protein Rab-27B, with the translated sequence MTDGDYDYLIKLLALGDSGVGKTTFLYRYTDNKFNPKFITTVGIDFREKRVVYNTQGPNDSSGKTFKVHLQLWDTAGQERFRSLTTAFFRDAMGFLLMFDLTSQQSFLNVRNWMSQLQANAYCENPDIVLIGNKADLPDQREVNERQAREMADKYGIPYFETSAATGQNVEKAVETLLDLIMKRMEQCVEKTQVPDAVNGGNSGKLDGEKVAEKRCAC